A genome region from Bufo gargarizans isolate SCDJY-AF-19 chromosome 2, ASM1485885v1, whole genome shotgun sequence includes the following:
- the DNAI7 gene encoding dynein axonemal intermediate chain 7, which yields MSSKGTSATSRKKGKVSKAEKLRLQKEEEERRQREEEEARFLNEQIEAARLEKERLEREELERLEAKRLEHREEELGEYRVLVDEKLEAAAQWKKDLRIRAKWDRYMLCDGSPDPTIPQEINTFMSLWSEEADEDFQSVLNKSSLVLSLIEELEFLLLDTPPEELGEAEAAQYTQTIRLLQALLQRKFDEATEHLLKNAAALSDIDTGNMQKVIKNNNVTLCIWANLNKNPRFRGYEFQEEAIAFDLPKPLALSNIAVRILHTDYDHLSCQCQVSQLQVKESEENPAAETIIPDSEAEDWKPPADEDENPAPEIVAAAEEEEVKSEERKSVLSATSPRANVTDLEEKTANEVERKTESQAGDTSEGHSQTSLLSEAQDEELLEDEDVVDLCQFTSLGGVYYFDVLVLPPQCKQVNSWSMVQLLAGGLQKFPFPQDSYLSTSLGMSLQEKDMEALNSPPVGVSFKVPSNVIFFEEPQVARWDTESRNWKTDAITDKNYNPELRELTFKMDAFYTFALIQESHLHMPYESWELTPKGVNEVSLTIASALTDIQIEIKEEQCRLAAVSSIDGDLSHIIGRWMTPLCLKAAMKRVGLNVFPEEDSGKYVSVNKKNEQVEKMAYQEMALLSPSFTFGWSKWNHNCSYEEIIVKVKESSGFHNEEDWSLYLLSTQRTQRLKISESSDTFSEELYDGSEFHTTLYHMIRDYCSPEATERLQRSDHLFIDCVYGLLNGTRVLTYS from the exons ATG TCATCAAAAGGGACGTCGGCCACTTCTCGAAAGAAAGGAAAAGTCAGCAAAGCGGAAAAACTGCGACtgcagaaagaggaggaggagcgaaGGCAGAGAGAAGAAG AAGAAGCTCGATTTCTTAATGAGCAGATTGAAGCAGCTCGTTTGGAGAAAGAGCGACTAGAAAGAGAAGAGCTTGAGCGTCTGGAAGCAAAG AGACTAGAACACCGTGAGGAGGAGCTGGGAGAATATCGAGTGCTGGTCGATGAAAAACTGGAAGCTGCAGCTCAGTGGAAGAAAGACCTGCGGATACGGGCGAAG TGGGATCGTTACATGCTCTGCGATGGAAGCCCTGATCCTACAATACCCCAGGAGATCAACACGTTCATGAGTCTGTGGAGTGAGGAAGCTGATGAGGATTTTCAGTCCGTGCTCAATAAAAGCAGCCTGGTTCTGAGT CTGATTGAGGAGCTGGAATTCCTTCTACTTGACACTCCACCGGAGGAACTGGGAGAAGCTGAAGCCGCCCAGTACACACAGACTATCCGACTGCTGCAGGCGCTACTGCAGCGCAAATTCGATGAGGCCACAGAGCATCTCCTGAAG AACGCGGCTGCGCTGTCCGACATTGATACAGGCAACATGCAGAAAGTCATTAAAAATAACAACGTCACTCTCTGTATCTGGGCGAATCTTAACAAGAACCCCAG GTTTCGGGGTTATGAGTTCCAGGAGGAGGCGATCGCTTTCGATTTGCCGAAACCTTTGGCCCTGAGTAACATTGCGGTCCGCATCCTTCACACGGACTATGACCACTTGTCCTGTCAATGTCAGGTTTCTCAGCTACAAGTGAAGGAGTCAGAAGAAAATCCAGCTGCCGAGACCATCATCCCAGATAGCGAAGCCGAAGATTGGAAGCCACCGGCTGACGAAGATGAAAATCCTGCACCCGAAATCGTTGCAgcagcggaagaggaggaggtgaagtcCGAGGAGAGGAAG AGTGTCCTCAGCGCCACGTCACCCAGGGCAAATGTGACTGACCTAGAGGAGAAGACCGCTAATGAAGTGGAGAGGAAGACTGAGAGTCAGGCTGGAGACACCAGTGAAG GTCATTCTCAAACTTCATTACTGAGCGAGGCCCAAGATGAGGAACTGCTGGAGGACGAAGATGTCGTAGATTTGTGTCAGTTCACAAGTCTGGGAGGAGTTTATTATTTCGATGTCCTTGTTCTGCCACCACAGTGTAAGCAGGTGAACAGCTGGAGCATGGTGCAG CTACTGGCAGGAGGTCTGCAGAAATTCCCCTTCCCTCAGGATTCGTACCTCTCTACCAGTCTGGGGATGTCACTGCAGGAGAAGGACATGGAGGCTCTGAACTCTCCCCCAGTTGGAGTTTCCTTTAAAGTTCCTAGTAACGTGATCTTCTTTGAAGAACCTCAGGTGGCTCGATGGGACACAGAAA gcaGGAACTGGAAAACCgatgcaatcacagacaaaaactACAATCCAGAATTGCGGGAGCTGACGTTCAAAATGGACGCCTTCTACACCTTCGCCCTGATCCAGGAATCCCACCTGCACATGCCATATGAATCATGGGAACTCACCCCCAAAGGCGTAAATGAGGTGTCATTAACGATCGCCTCCGCCCTTACAGACATCCAGATAGAAATCAAG GAGGAGCAATGCCGACTGGCGGCCGTGTCTAGCATTGATGGTGACCTATCCCACATCATCGGGAGGTGGATGACTCCTCTGTGTCTCAAAGCTGCAATGAAAAGAGTTGGACTGAACGTCTTCCCTGAAGAGGATTCTGGGAAATACGTCAGCGTCAATAAAAAG aatgaACAAGTGGAAAAAATGGCATACCAGGAAATGGCTCTTCTGTCACCTTCATTTACCTTCGGGTGGAGCAAATGGAACCATAACTGCAGCTACGAGGAGATCATTGTGAAG GTGAAAGAAAGCTCCGGATTCCACAACGAGGAGGACTGGTCCCTGTACCTACTGAGCACACAGAGGACCCAACGCCTCAAGATCTCAGAATCCAGCGACACCTTTTCTGAGGAGCTTTACGACGGCAGCGAGTTCCACACCACTCTCTATCACATGATCAGAGATTACTGCAGCCCCGAGGCCACcgagaggctgcagcgctccgaCCACCTGTTCATAGACTGCGTCTACGGGCTGCTGAACGGGACTAGAGTGCTGACATACTCCTAA